TCTTTCATTTCAGTTCAATGTTGAGAAGACGGCAGAAGCTGTACAGCCTAGGACAATCCTCAAGTTTCCACATATCTATGATCCGAAGCCAGTAGTGACCACATCGGAAATTGTTAACTGTGCAGATTATACCTTAAAGAGGATGAAAGAGCCAAGCAAGGGGAAGCCTACAGCTCTGGATGAGAAAAGAATGAACATACGTGTCAATGAAGAGTTATTCATTCTCCCTCAAAATGGTGAGCACCTTGCCAAACTACATGTGGTTGCTTCCAATTCAGATTAGTGACCACACTGTTTCCTCTTTCTGATTTCAGTTCCCAGTACAAATGACTAATTGGCAAGTTAGTGAAGTCTTTAAGATTAAGTGGGAGGGTTGGGGGGTTCTTTTAGTGCAAGTTCAATATAAGTTTAGAGCTCCAGTGCAAAAAGTGTACAAATCAATCCTATAATTTAGATTATTGTAATTTGGAGCAAATTCTCTGTATTCACCTCTAGCAATGTTCAGCAGCCCTATTGATTTTTCCCTGTCCACAACCATCCTTTTAAGAGCACATCTTTTTCTTGTGACAGTTCCAATCATTCTATTTTCCTGGGGATTTTCCAGCAGGCATGTACATGGTTTATagagaaatttatttttaacctcAGAAATCATTTGGCACTTGGTTTCCCCAGCTTCTTCAGGGCATAATGCCACTGCTTCAGCTACTACTGACCCAGTGATGAAATAATAACGAGAAGTGTTTTAGggaaaggataggataggatgaATTGTACATATCTGCCTTGGGAGAACTCTAGGACCAGAGGTTTAAATGTGTAACAGTTGTTGACAGCTCAGTATGTAGTAAGAACTGTAGTGAATCTCTGAATATTCCTCGCCCAATTAATGTTAAAAACAAGAAATCAGATTCCAAATAGTTCTCCACTGAGCCCAATGATTTGcatatgtaaaataaatacatgtaTTTAATGTGATTTCCTTTAACAATTTATTCCACTACAAGGATTCGGGTTTTTAATGAATATAAATTTTTTAATGTCTGTGTGCAAGGACTGTGATAGCagagaggaaaagaggagaaaCAAACGCTCTCCAGAGCATCATGGTCTGATGCTCAACAGGAACAGTTGCTTTGAGAATAGACtatggaagaggggaggatgtTGAAGTCCTGCATCCTGGATCCCAGGAGAGCCTGGTTAAAAGCATTCCAAACAATTTAGAGCATAAGCATTGCTTTGATGGATCAAACCATCAAGCTATGGAGCTGTAGTCCATACAATCCAATATTCCATTTTATGCTAAAACAGGGGGATTAAATCCACCACATCTTGAGGAGCGGAAGAGCCATGGCTCTTTCGCTGAGCACCtcttttgcatggagaaggtcccaggtcctgtCTACAGCATCTCCAATTACAGATGGAAACGTCTGCcatctgaaactttggagagctactgagctcaatgggccaAAGAGTCTGAGTCAATATTGGGCAGCTTCTTATCTTCCTACATTCCTGAGCAGCTTCTCCTTGGGTTTCAAAGCTTTCAACCAACCTTCATACGGATTTCACCAGTCTTGTCTGTTCCTTCGAGGCTGTACATAGTTTGATCTCACATgaggcatctgatgaagtgggctctaGTCACAAAAGTCCAAAAGAATCTTCTCCCCAAACCTCGTGCCACCCAGATGTTTTTAactgcagctcctatcatccccagACAGCAAACAAAGTGCAAACCCTAAGTTTAGTAGTACAGTGAGCAAGAGAGGATTTTGTCCATTTCTTGAAAGAGCAGTTTGTAAAATGGCATGCAGGTCAGGTGtccaaagggggaaagaaggttAAAACCTTGATCGAGTTATTGCAAGtcctttgagggggggggggtttccgtCTAAAATCTGTGGCCAAGGTTCCAAAGTGAGTGGTATAAAATATATCTAGAATGAAGGAGAACCAAGATCTAGACATTTTAACTAATGTCTGTTGAaaatgataaatttaaccttgcaaaaatatattaaaaatctgTTGAAATGCCACTTTCTATAAAAGGGCCATCGATTGATGCCAAGTCAGCTTACCTTTGACGGTCAGGCAACATTGCTGACCGGCCCCGGCCCCCATCGCAATCTGGCAGCATGCTGGGGTGGGAGGCCTGGCCAGTGTGTGTGGCCTGTTGCTTTGTGCACTGACCAATCACAGGCAGGCTGGGATACAGGCCCTACCTAGGGGTGGGGCCAACTGCACCTGTGGATCCGCTCCTGAAGGATAAATCAAGCCTACCTGGGCCTCCTCACCCAGTTTGTCACTGGGTCTCCcactctccctccctcttatAGTAGGCTTCTTGTGTGTGCTTGGCTTTGCTATTCTTGAAATAGCATGTTTTTACCTGAATCACATATTTTAAATTTCCATACAGCCTAAAAATCTTGAATAGAGCCAAGATAAAGAACTTGCTATCAATAAAAGATAGTTCCAATGGTATGGCTAGAAACACAAAACAACGGTGGAATGCCAAGTCAATTTGATAGGAGGTAATCAAAGAGGAAAAGCAAATGTAGCCAAATTTGACTGCAACAAGAGGCATCCTCTTATTAAAAGACTCATGTCTGTTCCAGGTGGAGTGAAAGATGTATGTGTCACTGAGTGTCTGAACCCCGAGAAAGCTGGTGGCTGCAACCAAGTCCCAGAACTTCGCTATTCTCTTGGCTACAACCAACAGAAAGATGCACTGTGTGTTGCTTTTCTTGAAGGTAAGGAGCCTATGTCTTTGCATTTTATCAGTTGTGGCAACTTTTCATTTGAAAGCAAAATCATACAACAAGCTCTCCTCACAGATATGAATAGTAAGCAGATGCATAACAAATTTAGGATCTCACATTTTGTTACCATCTCATTTCATATATAAAACCCCCACAAGGCATGTAACTGAAGATCTCGTTTTACAGATGGCAAACAGAAGCCAAGACGTTATGAGCCTTGTGCAAAGAAACTGCGGTTTGGTGGACCAATAATAAGTCTATGTGCCCCTGCGGTCTCTCCTtgcctctcccttcttccccttACACATGCTGCTTGAGCAAAAAGTTTCTTAAATCACAGTTTTCTCTCTGATATTTGAACTGCGATTAAGGGCTCCCTACAAACTAGGATCTTCAAGCCCTTCATCCACAATTTCCTGGTTCAGGGGTCCTGGGAAACTGTGGAGGGAGTGCACAGGCAGGCACATAGGTCATTTGCAGCCCACTAAACCATGGTTCATTCTAGCAGGATTATAACATCTGAATGGGCCAATGAGCTGAAAGCAAACCTGGGATTTAAATTCGGATTTCAAATCGAACAGTTCGCTGGACTACACTCTCTTACTCCTTTTTTCACTGccattgaagtttccaaaccatcataAGACCTCAGAGATGCAAATACCACCAATTACTGGCAATAAGGGTGGGCTGGGGGAGAGACCCTTTATCCTTGCACAAGGACAGGTTTGAATCGTTTTTATTAAATCAAAATGCTGAAATAGAAAAACAGCAATTTTTCTCCTGAAAGTACTTTGGTATTCATTTTAAGTACAGTTTATCTTTCTTTTCCTGGTTCTACAGCTACATATGGAACTGCAGCAGGAGACCAGAACAATGGCTGTGATTGCTATATCCTAGGCACTTTGGTGACCAAGTCCAGCACCTCAGAAGCTCAAActgtgttgaagaagaagaagccccagATTGTCTGGGAGGAAGCTCTACTGTTTCCAGTAAAGGAGGAGGAGCTACCTGAGGCAATGCTGACTCTCACCTTCAGAAACTGTGATAAATTCTCTAGGCACAGCATCGTTGGGGAAATTAAACCGAGTCTGGCAAATGTGGGGGAGCCATATGGAACAGTACAGTGTGAGAAGATGAAAACATTTGACAAGGTATCCTATGAATTCCATAAGCTATTATTCAAACAAATTGTATTCTCTGGGAGGGAGTGAATATGCTGTGTGCCGATGACGCTGAACCCAAATGTGGACACTGTTCAAGGACTTTAGAGTCCTGAATGCATTTTACTACATAGTAATAATTGCAAGGTTGTTCTTGAATCCTTTGGCCACAGGATTCAGTCTGGAGTTGATGTCATGCTTTGGAAAAGTGACTGCCTCATTCTGAAGTGATTCAGGACTTGCCCAATTAGACTTTGGGTCTGAGTTTTTGTTAGGAAAAACAAGATTTAATTTACCCCAACCACTATAAAAGCTTCCCTTTTGGCAGAAGTGGATAAATTTTGTAGGCACTATAGTTTCTCCAAAGAGGATAAATGTTGCAAATGATAGGCAAATACATCTAGGGGGGTTTTGTGTGGGTGTTGCTAGgcatttttaattttgatttgtttgttccTTAAATGGAAACTTTTTTTTGACATAACTTTGCATAAATTTGCAGACATGGGAGGCCCTTCTGAGTATATGGATCCTGCAAAAGTTCAGAAGGTTATCTGCAATGGTTTTCCTGCAAGGACAGCATGTAGAGTTTTAGGGTGGGTGAAGAAGGAACCACTTTATCATCCCTAGAGTTTTGTGGGCAATTGGtctgcaaatacagtggaacttcaggttacgtaccgtcctccttacaaatgcttcggataacgagctccgctaacccggaattAGATGCCCctagttgcgaactttgccctgggatgcgagaGGAAGTCGCTCaccggcagtgtggcagcagcgggaggccccattagcgaaagtgcgcctcaggttaagaatggtttcggcttaagactggacctctggaacgaattatgttcataactggaggtaccactgtagcagagaGAGGTTTCCTGAGTAAGATGCCTGTCAAATTTCAGACAAAGAGATCCagagtgtgtttttcttttgtttttgctaaatACTAAAAGGGATTTACTCTGTGGTTCATTTGTGGGCACAGAGTCAGTGCCTCTAGGTTATACAGCCTACAGAGCAGCAAACaaagtgttttgttttacagAGTAGGCTGGCTTGGGCATGGGAAacttccatgttgttgtttagttgtttagtcgtgtcctactcttcgtgaccccatggaccagagcacgccaggcacttctgtcttccactgcctcctgcagtttagacaaactcatgctggtagcttcgagaacactgggtCAATTTTCACCCAATCCAAAGCCAATTTTCACCCACTCCACATGCCTAAGCTGCTTCtgcttggggggcggggaggagggagtaAGCTTGAGAGAGGAAACTTCTCTTCCTCACTCTGCCCTTCCTGCCTGACTTCTCTGTCTTTTCCCTGAGCAAGAGAGATTAAGGCTATCTGTGCAGGTGCATGACAGGGGTGGTGGTTGCGCCAACTCATAGTTATCCCAGACTAAGCTGGGCCAGTTGCTCTCTCAACTAGCTGTGCAAGCCTGAAGAACCTGCAGTTGTACCATCACAGCTCCTGCGTGCAACAGTGAGGATGCATTTTAGCTTGGTCGGACGAGAGAACTCAAATGGACGGTGCTGCTCCACCTCTACAATTGCCCCAAACTTTGCCTCTGGGGTTTGCTGCAAGCATCACATGCcagacacaatacagtggtgcctcgtaagacgaaattaatccgttctgcaagtctcttcgtcttgtggttttttcgtcttgcgaagcacggctattagcggcttagcggctattaacggcttagcggcttagcggctattaacggcttagcggctattaatggcttagcggctttaagaaaaaggaaacaaactcgcaagaactcgcaagacgtttcgtcttgcgaagcaagcccatagggaaatttgtcttgcggaacgactcaaaaaacagaaaaccctttcatctagcgagtttttcgtcttgcgaggcattcgtcttgcggggcaccactgtaatggcttCTAAACAACAGGGGATGattgtgtgatgatgatgataaatgacAAAATGTGAGTTCTTGTGCATGTGAGAACACCGTAACCCAGTAACAAGCAGTGTGTGAAATGGAAATAAACAGAAACACATGCACTAAGGAGAATTtggtaataacaacaataatgtgACAGGCTGGTTTGGCTTACACACATTTACTAAGAAATTAATTATAAAGGATAGACAATGGCCGAATAGAATCACATGAGACAGTGAATGAACTTAAGCAACtctcaggaactggtattcactgatatactgcctctgatactggaggtaatATATAGCCACCATGACTTGTAGGCATTGATAGCCTTATATTTCATGAGTCTAATATGGTGTAGAGCTGCcctggttggtggccatcaccacatcctgtgggagcaaattccatagtttgactatgtgctgtgtgaaaaaaaatgcttccttttgtctgccctggTTCTGCCACCATTCCATTTCATTGGGTTCTAGTGgtctgagaaggaggaggaggaaatatgCTTTCCCCATACCATGCATAACTTTAATAGTAGTAgtactaataataatagcagtagtagtagtaaaataatttatatgccgcccaacaaattaaaaacagcacagtaaaatatcaaacattaaaaacctcccaatgcaggactgccttcaaatgtcttccaaaaatcagatagttgtttatttccttgatatttgatgggagggagttccacagggcaggtgcaactaccgggaaggccctctgcctggttcccagtaacctcacttctctcagtgagggaactgccagaaggccctcagtgctggacctcagtgtctggggatggagacgctccttcaggtatacagggccaaggccatttaggcctttaaaggtcagcaccaacattttgaattatgCTGGGAGCTAATGTAGATATGTTAGGACTGGTattatatggtcctggtggccacaTTATAGACTTTTATCCTGTTGTTCATCTCTTATTTGCCTCCCCTAGCCTCCAAATTAAAACTCTTCCAACATTGTAACCTTTCATTTTAGGGGTGTTACTCGAAGTGGGATATAAAGGCAATAATAAAACTTAGAATAAAATACATCCATAAATAGTTCCCCTCCTCCTTTTATACCCCTGTGAACTAGGTCAGATTGAGAGAAAGTGTCTGGTCCAACCTGCCAACCTCCCTACTTGGCCAGCCACTTCTGCCTCATGGACTCCCTGGGTACCAGGGAGCTCTTTCCAGCCTGGAAACCTGTGGTTGTCAAGATGAGGTGCTGCCCCTTGCCTAGGCCAATTACTCCTCCTCCGAGGCAAGAGCTAGCAGGTGGTTAATTGCACCCCTGAAACAGATGGTCTCTGTCAACTTAGCAGATGGCCTCCAGGATCGGATAATAATATGAAGAATGCCAAGAAACTGCCCGTGCGTAGTTAGCGCTGGCGATCGTATCCAATTATATCTCAAGGCTGACAGCAATATTGTTTCTCTTGCACTCGGCCTTCCTCACAGCCACCCACACAACTGCGACAAGGCAGAGATTCTGCTTCAAACCTGTAAGGAGCAGGTTAACTGTCTTCGAGTTGTGTGCCCCAGTTTCCGATGCGGAAGATATGCAGAGAAAGCCAGGTTTGCGTCATCGGGGACTTCAGAGCGGCAGCCATTACACAGCGAGCTTTAAACATAAGTCCTGAATCATTAATTGAGAGCTAGGCTAGGAGCAAGCAAGATGATCAGAGAGAGGCAGGCACTATTTTTGTCAGCGCGCTTCTGGGAACGAGCTCGTTAGGATTTGTTTTAAAGCTTCGCACGTCCTCACAACAGCAtggctgaaaaataataatgctggcTCGCTCCTCTTTGCTATTCTCCAATGAAAGCCCAGAGGTTAGCTCCTAACTAGCTCAGAAAGGCCACACTGATTCCTGCTAGGACTGGCTCAGCATCAGGACAAACCTCGCCAGATCATAAAAGCCACAGGCATGACTAAGTTGTAAGGCTCCTCTTGCATTCCTTCCTGCTggcttacataaaataaaatgattgtaTTGTGCCATCACCTCATCTATCGCTCATCGTAAGGATGGCTCGCTGGGTTTATATAAGGTTCTTGGCTCATTAGTTTCACTGAAACAACACCGAGGCAACTCCACCATGAGACAAGCAGCTGCCATGGCAGACAGATTCGGAGTGTCTTCAAGGCAGCTGAGTGGGAAGCAGATCCAAAGTGTAGCACAACATCCTTCAGAGAGAAATTCTGCCCTACTTGAATGAATGGGAACTGCAAGAGAGCACCTTCCTTCAGTAAGATGCATGCAGGAGGGCTGTACTGATGGGGGCCTGTTCCACCTTTATTAGTGGGAAGGAAAGGTGCTGGATTTTTCACCTTGCACCCCCAAAAGATTTTTATTCGGTTCTTAAAACCTGATGGGCTAAGTTCATCCTATTTCAGTATTTATGTAAGCTAGCAGAGGGATGGAATTCAGTGAGGGCCTGAGCAGTATGACCTACTTAGTAGCTATCATTTTGAAGTCTCAGTATCTAACCCTTTGCTTTTAAGTTAACAGGAAATATGATCCAGAAAATTAACTTTCAGTTTGTTTATTTTGATCAAAATATTTTATACCGTTCCATAGAGATGCTAATGGCCAGTCATGCGATTTGATGAGCAGAGAGAGATATACGCAACCCAGCTGATCTTCACAGTAACCTTCAAAGGACATTGTATGGGGGGAAAGATGGCTGCTCCTATAGCTGCATGGGGCACCCATCGTTTTCTCCATATAATTCTCCAGGAAGGATTATGCCTGTTATGGTATGGAGTTGCTTCCTGGAATCATTGtaaaactgtttgtttgtttgtttgtttgtttgtttagctgtTTGACCACAGAGGTGTTCTAAGCATGttaaaagaagaaagaggaagccTTGGGATTGCCTTCTATAtactttggtttgttttttaaaaataggtgaATTTTGTATGATTTTTCCTATAACCTTCGTCAACAACTAGGATGAAATGAATCCagttctcttaaaaaaataaaaaaataaaaaaactggcaCTGAATATAAAATAAGTTCATCCATCCCTATGATAAATCATTTAAGAGAAGCCTCTTCTATCTCCTGTTATAAAAGTAGCCTAGAAAGCAATGCTCTAAACAGTGGCTCAGATGAGAGGATTGAGATGAATGTGTCAATGGCATTCAGATCTCCAGCATCAATGCTGatccttccattttgagtttccccGGAGAGGCTAGGCTTACTAAACTAAGTGTGAGGCATGAGTCATTCCAGGCAGATAAAGTTGGCAGCTAGCTTTTCATAGAAAATGTATCTACTCCCAGAAGACAGAACATGACTGTCCCCATCTGTACCATCTAGCCAAGTGAATGAAaaattggtacctcgggttaagaacttaattcattccggaggtccattcataaactgaaactgttcttaatctgaggtaccactttagctgatggagcctcccactgctgctgccgccccgctgccgtgtgatttctgttctcatcctgaagcaaagttcttaacctgaggtactatttctgggttggtggagtctgtaacctgaagcctctgtaacccgaggtaccactgtagtattaataaaataatacagaacttATATCCAGAAAATAAGTCAACAACTATAATGAAAGAGGGAGAGATACCAGAGATAACAACAAACTCAAATCCATCTTGGTTTCAGATTAAACCTCCAAATCACCACAACCATTTATAGAGATTTTATCTAAAGTCCTTTttcctgaggtttttttttttggggggaaccagTGCATAGGGGGCAACACTGTGTGTTATGAAGCTATTCTTGTCACTCAAAAGACACCAAACCATTGGTGAGggattcccattttttaaaaaataacttaagGACAGAACTAGATATTATGAAAGGCACAAAACATCAGCTTTGTGTCTTTCATAATATTTAGTTCTGtccttaagattttttttaatgggaatcCCTCTTACTCTTAAGAGGCGAGATTACGTGGAGGGGTTCTGTTCCCTTGTCCTCTGAGTTAACAGGTCTTTTCAAATAATCCTCCCTCTGTTGAACATTAGCTATCAGAGATTATTCTTTTTCAGTTAGGAACACAACCGCCGTAGAACCAGTTCTGATGAGGACAGTAGATGAATTTATTAAACATACAAAATAATTTCTTCAAAGAAATTAAACAAGTGGGatgtgcaataaaatgttgctgtATGTTCTCCTGTTCATGATTCTAGCCAGCCCCtttcccaggatactccattccaccaccaccacccacatttCCCCAGTTTTCTATTTAGCCCCAATATATACTTTGCATGTTATGACCCCTGAATATGCCCAGCCTTCATTGCACTGTTTTCAATTCCCTCCcccatagtttttttttaaaaaagggtttccCATTTTTTGTACTCCTGCAAACTTTGCATTTTTCCCAAAGACTCTAATACCTTCTTCTTGCACATGAATGGTGTCATGTTAACTTCATAAATATTGACACATTGAAAATGAGTTGCTTTTAGTATATAGGATTATTGAAGAAAATGTCGTCC
The Podarcis muralis chromosome 1, rPodMur119.hap1.1, whole genome shotgun sequence DNA segment above includes these coding regions:
- the SYT13 gene encoding synaptotagmin-13, encoding MVLSVPVIALGATLGTATGLLALCGLTCLCKCKQPGKGASDKEQDQDPENAKPSVLQTVQQFNVEKTAEAVQPRTILKFPHIYDPKPVVTTSEIVNCADYTLKRMKEPSKGKPTALDEKRMNIRVNEELFILPQNGGVKDVCVTECLNPEKAGGCNQVPELRYSLGYNQQKDALCVAFLEATYGTAAGDQNNGCDCYILGTLVTKSSTSEAQTVLKKKKPQIVWEEALLFPVKEEELPEAMLTLTFRNCDKFSRHSIVGEIKPSLANVGEPYGTVQCEKMKTFDKEPDAGYGEVLLSISYLPAANRLLVVLIKAKNLHSKQLKELLGKDISVKVTLKHQSLKLKKKQTKRAKHKINPVWNEMIMFEVPHDLLCASSVELEMLSQDGEDGQNRLLGKCSLGLHATGTERNHWEEMLRNPRRQIAMWHQLHM